One window of the Heliomicrobium undosum genome contains the following:
- a CDS encoding UvrD-helicase domain-containing protein translates to MKFTAEALYSLLIYSQSFNIGWEEIKSQLSRGVRVYLFTPYGHETQNIPRLFLEAAEANLFEWYVVPEHHPLPQKDVFFYDGVVHDRSVFEYLADHSRPVTGRFCFNKEQYIITHASPERHQMIIAGAGTGKTSTMVNRVLFLKHQQSDLMLSQVAMITFTNEAAVEMRQRLIDRLHKYYKITGQRRYLEWMQEVRFLKVSTIHAFAKTFLEVEGRTLGFSSNIQIGSFIYDKRRIIEEGIDSFAKANPELFKAIERIPQYLVVEMVLFVNSVLDNRSVLINDLEKQIDFGDDEPNLSPLLLFLLKHLNERLSLFKRERNAWEISDLIRELDRVTERGRERKIALAWRYLFVDEFQDTDDVQVRFLLWLVRRSYCRLFVVGDEKQSIYRFRGADYTAFRQLSEGLNKLVDNLDRYHLALNYRSIPVLLLEMNEFFRNWSLKVRHFKYDREEQLRPALIKANEDSLYTDDRAEKKIRAYGSREMHLKEVLDQIGEEETAFIVRTNDDVDKVIRLCRKLGYPCEGEVRGDFYRSPPVRELYIVLQALLHPEVTKNWFALDQTSYGSRTLSYREVISGFNPDRLFLKELWRKTGGESTWEKYLSLITKKPILHVLEQIVADIRPEVNFFTRLQSKIAGSPEVSPRLERDSEIKTLEYSMNLEHLFFLLRRHFGDSSVSLIELAHFLRIKMDTDTSEIPLLAPEEQRKHRLRCLTVHKAKGAQFEHVIIPITRHPFLRSGRPQVILARHNDRWQVGYRLHLHTFSYRNLIFDQLSGHENPEIVAEETRLLYVAMTRAKKGLYVQVDDDIARNNRLNSWRDLLRLGGMV, encoded by the coding sequence GTGAAATTCACGGCTGAGGCATTATATTCTTTGTTGATTTATTCCCAATCTTTTAATATAGGATGGGAGGAAATCAAGTCGCAGCTTTCTCGCGGAGTTCGGGTTTATTTGTTTACCCCCTATGGGCATGAAACTCAGAACATTCCCCGCCTATTTTTGGAGGCGGCTGAGGCAAACTTGTTTGAATGGTATGTAGTACCAGAACACCATCCATTGCCGCAAAAAGACGTGTTCTTTTACGATGGGGTTGTCCACGATCGAAGCGTATTTGAATACTTAGCAGACCATTCGCGACCTGTTACCGGAAGGTTTTGTTTTAATAAAGAGCAATACATAATCACTCATGCTTCCCCCGAAAGGCATCAGATGATCATAGCGGGAGCAGGTACGGGAAAAACGTCGACAATGGTGAACCGGGTTCTTTTTCTTAAACATCAACAATCAGATCTAATGTTGTCACAGGTTGCAATGATCACCTTTACTAACGAAGCAGCTGTGGAGATGCGGCAACGTCTGATTGATAGACTTCACAAGTATTATAAAATTACGGGTCAACGTCGATACCTAGAATGGATGCAGGAAGTACGTTTTTTGAAGGTATCAACGATTCACGCATTTGCCAAAACTTTTTTAGAAGTTGAAGGGAGAACATTGGGATTCTCCAGTAATATACAGATTGGCAGCTTTATTTATGACAAAAGACGAATTATTGAAGAAGGCATAGATAGCTTTGCGAAGGCTAATCCCGAACTTTTTAAAGCCATAGAGAGGATTCCGCAGTATCTTGTTGTAGAAATGGTGCTGTTTGTTAACTCGGTTTTAGACAACCGAAGTGTCTTGATAAATGACTTGGAAAAACAAATTGATTTTGGCGATGATGAACCCAATTTATCGCCTTTATTATTGTTTTTACTCAAGCATTTAAATGAACGTTTATCTTTATTCAAACGGGAACGGAACGCTTGGGAGATTTCTGATCTTATTCGCGAATTGGATCGGGTGACCGAGAGAGGGAGAGAAAGGAAAATAGCCTTAGCATGGCGGTATCTATTTGTCGATGAATTTCAGGATACAGATGATGTGCAGGTTCGTTTTTTATTGTGGTTGGTTCGGAGGTCCTACTGTCGTTTATTCGTGGTTGGTGATGAAAAACAGAGTATATATCGTTTTCGCGGTGCCGACTATACGGCCTTTCGGCAGTTAAGTGAAGGACTGAATAAACTGGTGGATAATCTGGACAGGTACCATCTGGCCCTTAACTACCGGTCGATTCCTGTGCTGCTTTTGGAAATGAACGAGTTTTTCCGTAATTGGAGCCTAAAGGTAAGGCATTTTAAATACGACCGGGAGGAGCAGCTTCGTCCTGCTCTAATCAAGGCGAATGAAGATAGCTTATATACGGATGATAGGGCTGAGAAAAAAATTCGCGCCTACGGCTCTCGCGAAATGCATCTAAAAGAAGTGCTCGACCAGATTGGTGAAGAGGAGACAGCTTTTATTGTGCGCACGAACGATGATGTTGACAAAGTCATTCGGCTTTGTCGTAAGTTAGGATATCCCTGCGAAGGCGAAGTGCGTGGAGATTTTTACCGTTCGCCGCCGGTGAGAGAACTGTATATTGTTTTACAGGCCTTATTGCATCCCGAGGTTACAAAAAACTGGTTCGCCTTAGACCAAACGAGTTATGGAAGCCGGACCTTAAGCTATAGGGAAGTTATTTCCGGATTTAACCCCGATAGATTATTTTTGAAAGAACTATGGCGAAAGACTGGTGGGGAAAGTACTTGGGAGAAATACCTTTCGTTGATCACAAAAAAACCCATACTTCATGTCCTAGAACAAATCGTCGCTGATATCCGCCCTGAAGTCAATTTTTTCACTCGTCTCCAGTCAAAAATTGCAGGTTCGCCGGAGGTTTCTCCACGGTTGGAACGAGACAGCGAGATTAAAACGCTAGAATATAGCATGAATCTCGAACATCTTTTTTTCCTTTTACGTCGCCACTTTGGAGATTCGTCAGTTTCGCTTATAGAATTGGCACACTTTCTTCGAATTAAAATGGATACTGATACTTCAGAAATTCCTTTACTGGCGCCGGAAGAACAGCGTAAACACAGGCTTCGCTGCCTGACTGTTCACAAAGCGAAAGGTGCTCAGTTTGAGCATGTGATTATACCGATTACACGTCATCCTTTTTTACGCAGTGGGCGCCCACAGGTGATTTTGGCTCGTCACAATGATCGCTGGCAGGTAGGGTACCGCTTACATTTGCACACTTTCAGCTACCGGAACCTCATATTTGATCAACTAAGCGGTCACGAGAACCCTGAGATTGTTGCGGAGGAAACACGCTTGCTCTATGTAGCTATGACTCGCGCAAAAAAAGGGTTGTACGTTCAGGTTGATGACGATATCGCCCGTAACAATCGACTGAATAGTTGGCGTGATTTGTTACGCTTGGGAGGCATGGTTTAA